The following are from one region of the Sandaracinus amylolyticus genome:
- the tsaE gene encoding tRNA (adenosine(37)-N6)-threonylcarbamoyltransferase complex ATPase subunit type 1 TsaE yields the protein MQIELPTRRAMRRFGARLASLLRPGDVVFLEGPLGAGKTFLVRAIARGLGVPEREPITSPTFTLVHEITSGRVAITHADLYRLDDPGELDALGLPEAITRSITIIEWGARFAEHLAPDGIVIRIAGRDAARGRHVTIASRGPRGAAITDALRAPEAE from the coding sequence GTGCAGATCGAGCTGCCCACGCGCCGCGCGATGCGCCGCTTCGGTGCGCGCCTCGCGTCGCTGCTGCGACCCGGCGACGTCGTCTTCCTCGAAGGGCCGCTCGGCGCGGGCAAGACGTTCCTCGTGCGCGCGATCGCGCGTGGCCTCGGCGTGCCCGAGCGCGAGCCGATCACCTCGCCGACGTTCACGCTCGTGCACGAGATCACGAGCGGGCGCGTCGCGATCACCCACGCCGATCTCTATCGCCTCGACGACCCCGGCGAGCTCGACGCGCTCGGTCTGCCCGAGGCGATCACGCGCTCGATCACGATCATCGAGTGGGGCGCGCGCTTCGCGGAGCATCTCGCGCCCGACGGGATCGTCATCAGGATCGCGGGCCGCGACGCCGCGCGCGGGCGGCACGTGACGATCGCGTCGCGTGGTCCGCGCGGCGCCGCGATCACCGACGCGCTGCGCGCTCCGGAAGCTGAGTGA
- a CDS encoding MBL fold metallo-hydrolase — protein sequence MRARVVIDGRAILLARRDDLPLGERWDLPRGGAPIGRVIDERDDLVIERVDSASEHPVASPLAWHALDALRTQWGRAEITLTADAASVVRGIARDAIALAPIEGETSIEIAPSLRMIAVRTPTLPPAQHTNLFVIGARDALLIEPATPDRGELDRVAEWVGALEASGITLRAIAATHHHVDHVSGARALREALGAPLVAHPETASRTPRGITFEPRLADGARIELDGPEPISLRAVLTPGHAPGHLCFLDERSGALIAGDMIAGVGTILVEPGDGDMALYLESLRRLAALDARAIVPAHGGVMRPPGIVLERYVEHRLARERRVLDALAAHDTPVRPGDLLPMAYADAPRSAWPLAALSTEAHLIKLEHDGRAKRTERGWIAL from the coding sequence ATGCGCGCGCGGGTGGTGATCGACGGACGCGCGATCCTGCTCGCGCGTCGCGACGATCTGCCGCTCGGGGAACGCTGGGATCTGCCGCGCGGCGGCGCGCCGATCGGGCGGGTGATCGACGAGCGCGACGATCTGGTGATCGAGCGAGTCGACTCGGCGAGCGAGCATCCGGTCGCGTCGCCGCTCGCATGGCACGCGCTCGACGCGCTGCGCACGCAGTGGGGCAGGGCGGAGATCACGCTCACCGCGGACGCGGCGAGCGTGGTGCGCGGGATCGCGCGCGATGCGATCGCCCTCGCGCCGATCGAGGGTGAGACGTCGATCGAGATCGCACCGTCGCTGCGGATGATCGCGGTGCGCACGCCGACGTTGCCGCCCGCGCAGCACACGAACCTGTTCGTGATCGGCGCGCGCGATGCGCTCCTGATCGAGCCCGCGACCCCCGATCGCGGCGAGCTCGATCGCGTCGCGGAGTGGGTGGGCGCGCTCGAGGCCAGCGGGATCACGCTGCGCGCGATCGCCGCGACCCATCATCACGTCGATCACGTCTCGGGCGCGCGCGCGCTGCGCGAAGCGCTCGGTGCGCCGCTGGTCGCGCATCCCGAGACCGCGAGCCGCACGCCGCGTGGGATCACGTTCGAGCCGCGCCTCGCGGACGGCGCCCGCATCGAGCTCGATGGGCCCGAGCCGATCTCGCTGCGCGCGGTGCTCACGCCGGGGCACGCGCCGGGGCACCTGTGCTTCCTCGACGAGCGCTCGGGCGCGCTGATCGCGGGCGACATGATCGCCGGTGTGGGCACGATCCTCGTCGAGCCGGGCGACGGAGACATGGCGCTCTACCTCGAGTCGCTGCGCCGCCTCGCTGCCCTCGATGCGCGCGCGATCGTCCCGGCGCACGGCGGCGTGATGCGACCGCCGGGGATCGTGCTCGAGCGCTACGTCGAGCACCGGCTCGCGCGCGAGCGTCGCGTGCTCGATGCCCTCGCCGCGCACGACACACCGGTGCGCCCGGGCGATCTGCTCCCGATGGCCTACGCCGACGCACCGCGATCGGCGTGGCCGCTCGCGGCGCTCTCGACCGAGGCCCACCTGATCAAGCTCGAGCACGACGGCCGCGCGAAGCGCACCGAGCGCGGCTGGATCGCGCTCTAG
- a CDS encoding RluA family pseudouridine synthase, with amino-acid sequence MTKVPRSHAAVPPGCDPDSVVLAFRVPNELDGQRLDRFVHWRIPRLTRERANEIVVHCAYRDDGSRRVPSERVRAGEIVLLVRERFVEPETPQSFGVLYQDEAITVVDKPAGLPVHPSATYHKNTLTSMLRARWGANGPHICHRLDRETSGVVVCAIPGPDEVAVKRQFETRIVAKEYLAIVRGRVEADEMRIDRPLRRASEGLHLRMEPHDDGLPALTGLRVVERRGDRTLVHLEPHTGRQHQLRVHLAAIGHPIVGDKLYGPGTSSEFVEWVETGMTDALRGRLGHERHALHAYRCTIEHPRTGARMTFTAPLASDLEALWASVEP; translated from the coding sequence GTGACCAAGGTGCCGCGTTCCCACGCGGCCGTGCCTCCGGGCTGCGATCCCGACTCCGTGGTGCTCGCGTTCCGCGTGCCCAACGAGCTCGACGGGCAGCGCCTCGATCGCTTCGTGCACTGGCGCATCCCGCGCCTCACGCGCGAGAGAGCGAACGAGATCGTCGTCCACTGCGCATACCGGGACGACGGCTCGCGCCGCGTCCCGAGCGAGCGCGTGCGCGCCGGCGAGATCGTGCTGCTCGTCCGCGAGCGCTTCGTCGAGCCCGAGACGCCGCAGAGCTTCGGCGTGCTCTACCAGGACGAGGCGATCACCGTCGTCGACAAGCCCGCCGGCCTGCCGGTGCATCCGTCGGCGACCTACCACAAGAACACGCTCACCAGCATGCTGCGCGCGCGCTGGGGCGCGAACGGGCCGCACATCTGCCATCGCCTCGATCGCGAGACGAGCGGCGTCGTGGTCTGCGCGATCCCCGGGCCCGACGAGGTCGCGGTGAAGCGTCAGTTCGAGACGCGGATCGTCGCCAAGGAGTACCTCGCGATCGTGCGCGGCCGCGTCGAGGCCGACGAGATGCGCATCGATCGCCCGCTCCGCCGCGCGAGCGAGGGCCTGCACCTGCGGATGGAGCCCCACGACGACGGCCTGCCCGCGCTGACCGGGCTGCGCGTCGTCGAGCGTCGCGGCGATCGCACCCTCGTGCACCTCGAGCCGCACACCGGGCGCCAGCACCAGCTGCGGGTGCACCTCGCCGCGATCGGACATCCGATCGTGGGCGACAAGCTCTACGGCCCGGGCACGAGCAGCGAGTTCGTCGAGTGGGTCGAGACCGGCATGACCGACGCGCTGCGCGGCCGGCTCGGCCACGAGCGCCACGCGCTGCACGCGTATCGCTGCACGATCGAGCACCCGCGCACCGGCGCGCGCATGACGTTCACGGCACCCCTCGCGTCGGATCTCGAAGCGCTGTGGGCGTCCGTCGAACCTTGA
- a CDS encoding carboxypeptidase regulatory-like domain-containing protein gives MPSAPVGPRPARGDRELAGRVVDPEGRGVPEARVQAVREDVDGDVMREVRSGADGAFVLSELPTGRWTLRASASGFGASATVRDVPGSSEALVLTIAPVARVAGQVMGIDGAPVSGAEIVLAGSGVWPARTMQTGADGRFVLEDVPPGVYEVQAHASTGAAPPRRGLVIEAGGRAYLTFHLEPGATMVGQVIDGETDAPIAGAQIVVAEGELAIAPRALRSNGEGAFRVAGLASGDHHVTVHAEGYVPVVGARWTPGEPLRLTMERGAVLSGIVLDARRRPVEGARLEVLGESGDRQPIAMDGASVAFRAEVFRAHEQALGAGPPASLGALEVTSDVPPIPLAPAAYEAPVELASTSAPAAPRMGAIASGFVTASDGTFRIEGVPPGHVQLVARKAGFAPGSSERVWVGAGRERDRIEIVLEPSGRIEGEVVDERGDEVASAMIEHRSDAEPWPRVTVSDASGRFVLEDVAGAVTIRANVAGRAPVQVRVDVSAGGRERVRVVLPAPGPSIEGRTVDERGREVASVQVRVESMAPGESAPRVVFSDERGRFAIDDAPPGPWRVSADHADYAQGDPVDLDTIEGELRVVVRAGANVRGRVVDAMSGEAIEGASIVIERAEGPPLSRDTRSDAEGSFVIPRAVPASYVATVSAPGFAAWRGEIAVSATRGGEIELDAIELTPGARLEGEVVDALGAVVRGASVSVDGDPARATRTDAHGRFVLDGLGEGSFVILAAHPAAGEVTRTIQVRAMRDPSAIVMRLPQRYDPDEAASERAIRRGVAIEVEDGDGVVRVSSASGRAGQAGLRAGDVLLAIDGELVEHAEDAERLLRGADGVSAVLDLEREGEPFRVRVAREAW, from the coding sequence GTGCCCAGCGCACCCGTGGGGCCGCGTCCCGCACGCGGCGATCGCGAGCTCGCGGGGCGCGTGGTCGATCCCGAGGGGCGCGGCGTGCCGGAAGCACGGGTGCAGGCCGTGCGCGAGGACGTGGACGGCGACGTGATGCGCGAGGTGCGCAGCGGGGCCGACGGCGCGTTCGTCCTGTCCGAGCTGCCCACGGGGCGGTGGACGCTGCGCGCGAGCGCGTCGGGGTTCGGAGCCAGCGCCACGGTTCGCGACGTGCCGGGGAGCAGCGAAGCGCTCGTCCTCACGATCGCGCCGGTCGCGCGCGTGGCCGGACAGGTGATGGGCATCGACGGCGCGCCCGTCTCGGGCGCGGAGATCGTGCTCGCGGGCAGCGGCGTGTGGCCCGCGCGCACGATGCAGACCGGTGCCGACGGGCGCTTCGTGCTCGAGGACGTGCCGCCCGGCGTCTACGAGGTGCAGGCCCACGCGAGCACCGGCGCTGCGCCGCCGCGTCGTGGGCTCGTCATCGAAGCGGGCGGGCGCGCGTACCTCACGTTCCACCTCGAGCCCGGCGCGACGATGGTCGGGCAGGTGATCGACGGCGAGACCGACGCGCCGATCGCGGGCGCCCAGATCGTCGTCGCCGAGGGCGAGCTCGCGATCGCGCCGCGGGCGCTGCGGAGCAACGGCGAAGGGGCGTTCCGCGTCGCGGGGCTCGCGAGCGGCGATCATCACGTGACGGTGCACGCCGAGGGCTACGTGCCGGTCGTCGGCGCGCGATGGACCCCCGGCGAGCCGCTGCGCCTGACGATGGAGCGCGGCGCGGTGCTGAGCGGGATCGTGCTCGATGCTCGTCGCCGGCCGGTCGAGGGCGCGCGGCTGGAGGTGCTCGGCGAGTCGGGCGATCGCCAGCCGATCGCGATGGACGGAGCGAGCGTCGCGTTCCGCGCCGAGGTGTTCCGTGCGCACGAGCAGGCGCTCGGGGCCGGCCCGCCGGCCTCGCTCGGCGCGCTCGAGGTGACGAGCGACGTGCCGCCGATTCCCCTCGCCCCGGCCGCGTACGAGGCGCCGGTCGAGCTCGCGAGCACCAGTGCGCCCGCCGCGCCGCGGATGGGCGCGATCGCCTCGGGGTTCGTCACCGCGTCGGATGGGACCTTCCGCATCGAGGGCGTGCCGCCGGGGCACGTGCAGCTCGTCGCGCGCAAAGCGGGGTTCGCCCCGGGGAGCTCGGAGCGCGTGTGGGTCGGGGCGGGGCGCGAGCGCGACCGCATCGAGATCGTGCTCGAGCCCTCGGGACGGATCGAGGGTGAGGTCGTCGACGAGCGCGGCGACGAGGTCGCGAGCGCGATGATCGAGCATCGCTCGGACGCCGAGCCCTGGCCGCGGGTCACGGTGTCGGACGCGAGCGGGCGCTTCGTGCTGGAGGACGTGGCGGGCGCGGTGACGATCCGCGCGAACGTCGCGGGGCGCGCGCCGGTGCAGGTGCGGGTCGACGTGAGCGCGGGCGGGCGCGAGCGCGTGCGTGTCGTGCTGCCCGCGCCGGGGCCCAGCATCGAGGGCCGCACCGTCGACGAGCGAGGGCGCGAGGTCGCGAGCGTGCAGGTGCGGGTGGAGTCGATGGCGCCCGGCGAGAGCGCGCCGCGCGTGGTGTTCAGCGACGAGCGCGGGCGATTCGCGATCGACGATGCGCCGCCCGGGCCGTGGCGTGTCAGCGCGGATCACGCCGACTACGCGCAGGGCGATCCCGTGGACCTCGACACGATCGAGGGCGAGCTGCGCGTGGTGGTGCGAGCCGGCGCGAACGTGCGTGGGCGCGTCGTCGACGCGATGAGCGGCGAGGCGATCGAAGGCGCATCGATCGTGATCGAGCGCGCCGAGGGACCTCCGCTCTCGCGCGATACGCGCAGCGATGCCGAAGGATCGTTCGTGATCCCGCGCGCGGTGCCCGCGAGCTACGTCGCGACCGTGAGCGCGCCGGGGTTCGCGGCGTGGCGCGGGGAGATCGCGGTGAGCGCGACGCGGGGCGGAGAGATCGAGCTCGATGCGATCGAGCTGACGCCGGGCGCGCGGCTCGAGGGCGAGGTCGTGGACGCGCTGGGCGCGGTCGTGCGCGGTGCGAGCGTGAGCGTCGACGGCGATCCCGCGCGCGCCACGCGCACCGACGCGCACGGACGCTTCGTGCTCGACGGGCTCGGCGAAGGATCGTTCGTGATCCTCGCGGCGCATCCCGCAGCAGGCGAGGTGACGCGCACGATCCAGGTGCGCGCCATGCGCGATCCGTCGGCGATCGTGATGCGTCTGCCGCAGCGCTACGACCCGGACGAGGCCGCGAGCGAACGGGCGATCCGCCGCGGCGTCGCGATCGAGGTCGAGGACGGCGACGGTGTGGTGCGCGTCTCGAGCGCGTCGGGTCGCGCCGGACAGGCAGGGCTGCGCGCGGGCGACGTGCTCCTCGCGATCGACGGTGAGCTCGTGGAGCACGCCGAGGACGCCGAGCGTCTCCTCCGCGGCGCCGACGGTGTGAGCGCGGTGCTCGATCTCGAGCGCGAGGGCGAGCCGTTCCGCGTCCGCGTCGCGCGCGAAGCGTGGTGA
- the rpmB gene encoding 50S ribosomal protein L28 has product MAYRCAVCEKGAQAAHNVSHSNRKSRKWQQPNLQSVHVMIDGTPKHVRVCTRCIRSGKIIKAA; this is encoded by the coding sequence ATGGCCTACCGCTGTGCCGTCTGCGAAAAGGGCGCCCAGGCAGCCCACAACGTCAGCCACTCGAACCGCAAGTCGCGGAAGTGGCAGCAGCCCAACCTGCAGTCCGTGCACGTCATGATCGACGGCACCCCGAAGCACGTCCGCGTCTGCACGCGCTGCATTCGCTCCGGGAAGATCATCAAGGCCGCGTGA
- a CDS encoding alpha/beta hydrolase, which translates to MTRAACAVIAIVALTIAMVPPGASSQAQSRSEAVHHRHLRVDAPWGSERVLVMFPRLGGGREIPRDHRWSVLVALHGQGEARRGPERGYLGWSVDYRLPDAFAALLRGRLLPRDFGGMVRLDHLAIVNAQLARDRFEGLMVVCPYTPDLMPETPGSERIRAWGDWVAGPMLEQVRAQLPGAAHGRASTGIDGVSLGGMLALEVGLRHPETFSTVGAMQPAIRNREDAIAAIAPTDGSQRIRLLTSDQDPFRAPTEQLSERLRARQVAHDLAVVPGPHDYSFNRGPGALEMLLFHEHELVDEPL; encoded by the coding sequence ATGACGCGCGCGGCGTGCGCCGTGATCGCGATCGTCGCTCTGACGATCGCGATGGTGCCGCCGGGCGCGAGCTCGCAGGCGCAGTCGCGCTCGGAGGCGGTGCACCACCGCCACCTGCGCGTCGACGCGCCATGGGGCTCCGAGCGTGTGCTCGTGATGTTCCCGCGGCTCGGTGGAGGGCGCGAGATCCCGCGCGATCACCGATGGTCGGTGCTGGTCGCGCTGCACGGTCAGGGCGAGGCGCGCCGCGGGCCCGAGCGCGGCTACCTCGGATGGTCGGTCGACTATCGACTTCCCGACGCGTTCGCCGCGCTGCTCCGAGGGCGTCTCTTGCCGCGCGACTTCGGCGGCATGGTGCGGCTCGATCACCTCGCGATCGTCAACGCGCAGCTCGCGCGCGATCGCTTCGAGGGCCTGATGGTCGTGTGCCCGTACACGCCCGATCTGATGCCCGAGACGCCCGGCAGCGAGCGCATCCGCGCGTGGGGCGACTGGGTCGCGGGCCCGATGCTCGAGCAGGTGCGCGCGCAGCTCCCGGGCGCGGCGCACGGTCGTGCGTCGACGGGCATCGACGGCGTGTCGCTCGGGGGCATGCTCGCGCTCGAGGTCGGGCTGCGTCATCCCGAGACGTTCTCCACGGTCGGCGCGATGCAGCCCGCGATCCGCAACCGCGAGGACGCGATCGCAGCGATCGCGCCCACCGATGGATCGCAGCGCATCCGCCTGCTCACGAGCGATCAGGATCCCTTCCGCGCACCGACCGAGCAGCTCTCGGAGCGCCTGCGCGCGCGCCAGGTCGCGCACGATCTCGCGGTCGTTCCGGGCCCGCACGACTACTCGTTCAACCGCGGCCCGGGTGCGCTCGAGATGCTGCTCTTCCACGAGCACGAGCTGGTCGACGAGCCGCTCTGA
- the carB gene encoding carbamoyl-phosphate synthase large subunit produces MPRRNDLRKIMLLGSGPIVIGQACEFDYSGTQGAKALKEEGYEVVLVNSNPATIMTDPEFADRTYVEPLVPEVVEAIVAREKPDAILPTLGGQTALNLALALHKNGALERHGVELLGANVDAIKKAEDRELFKAAMEKIGLGVAKARVARTIEEADAAVAEIGFPVILRPSFTMGGSGGGIAYNKEEFDQAIRWAFQQSPTHECLVEESVLGWKEYELEVIRDNADNFSVICTIENFDPMGVHTGDSITVAPAMTLTDKEYQRLRDAARAVITEIGVETGGSNIQFAVNPDDGRVIVIEMNPRVSRSSALASKATGYPIARIAAKLAVGYRLDELKNAITGTSAAFEPTIDYVVVKWPRFAFEKFRGADPRLTTQMKSVGEAMSIGRTFKEAFQKAARSLEIGRDGLSSLIEKVDYRSVLEDVRRMKQASVGIAYLPPPARDPATMPAATSEELKEALLEIIETPLADRAWYLADALRLGATVEELHQATKIDPWFLVQMREIIEEEKSLAANAGKPLDTEELSRAKSLGFSDARIAQLRGIDRNVVRETRTQHGVRPIYARVDTCAAEFVAKTPYLYSTWGRETESAPTNRKKVMILGGGPNRIGQGIEFDYCCVHAAFALRELGFETIMVNCNPETVSTDFDTSDRLYFEPLTLEDVLAIVDEEKPWGVIVQYGGQTPLKLALALAKAGVPIIGTSADAIDRAEDRERFDELLTKLGLRRPQGGIARGIQEAFTIAERIGFPVVVRPSYVLGGRAMEVVHSRTDLAQYFTVALAAVEDAEKQTILVDEFLKDAIEVDVDCVADGKHVVIGGLLQHIEEAGVHSGDSSQVLPAHALPPEVLAAIRSSTRALALELGVIGLMNVQFAVRGSAVYVIEVNPRASRTVPFVSKTIAVPLAKIGAMVMAGKTLAELGFTREIVPTHVAVKESVFPFAKFPGVDTILGPEMRSTGEVMGLADSFPMAFLKAQLASSGNLPDRGRVFVSVRDEDKPAACEIASRLVDLGFVVIATGGTADAIERAGVACERVNKVREGRPHIVDRLRNGEVAMVVNTTAGAQAIRDSYTLRRQTLVSGVPYFTTIAAAAAAVGAIEARREAPLSVRSLQEYHAATKRPSIKVS; encoded by the coding sequence ATGCCGCGTCGTAACGATCTCCGGAAGATCATGCTCCTTGGCTCCGGACCGATCGTGATCGGGCAGGCCTGCGAGTTCGACTACTCCGGCACCCAGGGCGCGAAGGCGCTCAAGGAAGAGGGGTACGAGGTCGTCCTCGTCAACTCGAACCCTGCCACGATCATGACCGATCCCGAGTTCGCGGATCGGACCTACGTCGAGCCGCTCGTGCCCGAGGTCGTCGAGGCGATCGTCGCGCGCGAGAAGCCCGACGCGATCCTGCCCACGCTGGGAGGACAGACCGCGCTGAACCTCGCGCTCGCGCTCCACAAGAACGGCGCGCTCGAGCGACACGGCGTCGAGCTGCTCGGCGCGAACGTCGACGCCATCAAGAAGGCCGAGGATCGCGAGCTCTTCAAGGCCGCGATGGAGAAGATCGGCCTCGGCGTCGCGAAGGCGCGCGTCGCGCGCACCATCGAGGAAGCGGACGCGGCGGTCGCGGAGATCGGGTTCCCCGTGATCCTTCGCCCGAGCTTCACGATGGGCGGCTCGGGCGGCGGCATCGCCTACAACAAGGAAGAGTTCGACCAGGCCATTCGGTGGGCCTTCCAGCAGAGCCCGACGCACGAGTGCCTCGTCGAGGAGAGCGTGCTCGGCTGGAAGGAGTACGAGCTCGAGGTCATCCGCGACAACGCGGACAACTTCTCGGTCATCTGCACGATCGAGAACTTCGACCCGATGGGCGTGCACACCGGTGACTCGATCACCGTCGCGCCCGCGATGACGCTGACCGACAAGGAGTACCAGCGCCTGCGCGACGCAGCGCGCGCGGTCATCACCGAGATCGGCGTCGAGACCGGCGGCTCGAACATCCAGTTCGCGGTCAACCCCGACGACGGCCGTGTGATCGTGATCGAGATGAACCCGCGCGTGTCGCGCTCCAGCGCGCTCGCGTCGAAGGCGACCGGCTATCCCATCGCGCGCATCGCCGCGAAGCTCGCGGTCGGCTACCGCCTCGACGAGCTCAAGAACGCGATCACCGGGACCAGCGCCGCGTTCGAGCCGACGATCGACTACGTCGTCGTGAAGTGGCCGCGCTTCGCGTTCGAGAAGTTCCGCGGCGCCGATCCGCGCCTCACGACGCAGATGAAGTCGGTCGGCGAGGCGATGTCGATCGGGCGCACCTTCAAGGAAGCGTTCCAGAAGGCCGCGCGCTCGCTCGAGATCGGTCGCGACGGGCTCAGCTCGCTCATCGAGAAGGTCGACTACCGCTCGGTGCTCGAGGACGTGCGCCGCATGAAGCAGGCGTCGGTCGGCATCGCGTACCTGCCGCCGCCGGCGCGCGATCCCGCGACGATGCCCGCCGCGACGAGCGAGGAGCTCAAGGAGGCGCTGCTCGAGATCATCGAGACGCCGCTCGCCGATCGCGCGTGGTACCTCGCGGACGCGCTGCGCCTCGGCGCGACCGTCGAAGAGCTGCACCAGGCGACCAAGATCGACCCGTGGTTCCTCGTGCAGATGCGCGAGATCATCGAGGAAGAGAAGTCGCTCGCGGCGAACGCCGGCAAGCCGCTCGACACCGAGGAGCTCTCGCGCGCGAAGTCGCTCGGCTTCAGCGACGCGCGCATCGCGCAGCTGCGCGGCATCGATCGCAACGTGGTGCGCGAGACGCGCACGCAGCACGGCGTGCGCCCCATCTACGCGCGCGTCGACACCTGCGCCGCGGAGTTCGTCGCGAAGACGCCGTACCTCTACTCGACGTGGGGCCGCGAGACCGAGTCGGCGCCGACGAACCGCAAGAAGGTGATGATCCTCGGCGGCGGTCCGAACCGGATCGGGCAGGGCATCGAGTTCGACTACTGCTGCGTGCACGCGGCGTTCGCGCTCCGCGAGCTCGGGTTCGAGACCATCATGGTCAACTGCAACCCGGAGACGGTCTCGACCGACTTCGACACGTCGGATCGCCTGTACTTCGAGCCGCTGACGCTCGAGGACGTGCTCGCGATCGTCGACGAGGAGAAGCCCTGGGGCGTGATCGTGCAGTACGGCGGACAGACGCCGCTGAAGCTCGCGCTCGCGCTCGCGAAGGCCGGCGTGCCGATCATCGGCACCAGCGCCGACGCGATCGACCGCGCCGAGGATCGCGAGCGCTTCGACGAGCTGCTCACGAAGCTCGGGCTGCGTCGCCCGCAGGGCGGGATCGCGCGCGGCATCCAGGAGGCGTTCACGATCGCCGAGCGGATCGGCTTCCCCGTCGTCGTGCGCCCGAGCTACGTGCTCGGCGGGCGCGCGATGGAGGTCGTGCACTCGCGCACCGATCTCGCGCAGTATTTCACCGTCGCGCTCGCGGCGGTCGAGGATGCGGAGAAGCAGACGATCCTCGTCGACGAGTTCCTCAAGGACGCGATCGAGGTCGACGTCGACTGCGTCGCCGACGGCAAGCACGTCGTGATCGGCGGCCTGCTGCAGCACATCGAAGAGGCGGGCGTGCACAGCGGCGACTCGTCGCAGGTGCTCCCCGCGCACGCGCTGCCGCCCGAGGTGCTCGCCGCGATCCGCTCGAGCACGCGCGCGCTCGCGCTCGAGCTCGGCGTCATCGGCCTGATGAACGTGCAGTTCGCGGTGCGCGGCAGCGCGGTCTACGTCATCGAGGTCAACCCGCGCGCGTCGCGCACCGTGCCCTTCGTGAGCAAGACGATCGCCGTGCCGCTCGCGAAGATCGGCGCGATGGTGATGGCGGGCAAGACGCTCGCGGAGCTCGGCTTCACGCGCGAGATCGTGCCCACGCACGTCGCGGTGAAGGAGTCGGTCTTCCCGTTCGCGAAGTTCCCGGGCGTCGACACGATCCTCGGCCCCGAGATGCGCTCGACCGGCGAGGTCATGGGCCTCGCGGACAGCTTCCCGATGGCGTTCCTCAAGGCGCAGCTCGCGTCGAGCGGGAACCTGCCCGATCGCGGCCGCGTGTTCGTGAGCGTGCGCGACGAGGACAAGCCCGCGGCCTGCGAGATCGCGTCGCGCCTCGTCGATCTCGGCTTCGTGGTGATCGCGACCGGCGGCACCGCGGACGCGATCGAGCGCGCTGGCGTCGCGTGCGAGCGCGTGAACAAGGTGCGCGAAGGACGCCCGCACATCGTCGATCGCCTCCGCAACGGCGAGGTCGCGATGGTCGTGAACACGACCGCGGGCGCGCAGGCGATCCGCGACAGCTACACGCTGCGCCGCCAGACGCTCGTCTCGGGCGTGCCGTACTTCACGACGATCGCGGCGGCGGCTGCGGCGGTGGGCGCGATCGAAGCGCGCCGTGAGGCGCCGCTCTCGGTGCGCTCGCTGCAGGAGTACCACGCCGCGACGAAGCGGCCGTCGATCAAGGTGTCATGA
- the greA gene encoding transcription elongation factor GreA: MEKVPMTPEGHAALSEELSHLKSVERPKISKEIGVAREHGDLRENAEYHAAKEKQGMIEARINEIEDKLSRAEVIDPSSFTGEKVRFGAHVTMEDVDSGKVLDYRIVGPDEADLEKGTISVTSPVARALIGREPGDEVTVNAPGGKKTYEITKVRWR; encoded by the coding sequence ATGGAAAAGGTCCCGATGACACCCGAAGGGCACGCGGCCCTGTCGGAGGAGCTCAGCCACCTCAAGTCCGTGGAGCGCCCGAAGATCTCGAAGGAGATCGGCGTCGCGCGCGAGCACGGCGACCTGCGCGAGAACGCCGAGTACCACGCGGCGAAAGAGAAGCAGGGCATGATCGAGGCGCGCATCAACGAGATCGAGGACAAGCTCTCGCGCGCCGAGGTGATCGATCCGTCGTCGTTCACCGGCGAGAAGGTCCGCTTCGGCGCGCACGTGACGATGGAGGACGTCGACTCCGGCAAGGTGCTCGACTACCGCATCGTCGGCCCCGACGAAGCCGACCTCGAGAAGGGCACGATCTCGGTTACGTCGCCCGTCGCGCGCGCGCTGATCGGACGTGAGCCCGGCGACGAGGTCACGGTCAACGCGCCCGGCGGCAAGAAGACGTACGAGATCACGAAGGTGCGTTGGCGGTGA
- a CDS encoding SRPBCC family protein, whose amino-acid sequence MSQDRIVFTQEIAASPDQVWAAINDHEGMSRWMDARVTVLARREGTGVGTVRRIRARGVVTIDEEVVYADAPAEGRNGRLVYRIVRGVPVSFHRGEMIVEKLGEHSTRLTWDIVLASPIPGLARVAGLALRPAIRGGLRKLSRQLA is encoded by the coding sequence GTGAGCCAGGACCGCATCGTGTTCACGCAGGAGATCGCCGCGTCTCCTGACCAGGTGTGGGCCGCGATCAACGATCACGAGGGCATGTCGCGCTGGATGGACGCGCGCGTGACGGTGCTCGCGCGTCGTGAGGGCACGGGCGTCGGCACGGTGCGTCGCATCCGCGCGCGGGGCGTGGTCACGATCGACGAAGAGGTCGTCTACGCGGACGCGCCCGCCGAAGGGCGCAACGGGCGCCTCGTGTACCGCATCGTCCGCGGCGTGCCGGTGAGCTTCCACCGCGGCGAGATGATCGTCGAGAAGCTCGGTGAGCACAGCACGCGGCTCACCTGGGACATCGTGCTCGCGTCACCGATCCCCGGGCTCGCTCGGGTCGCTGGCCTCGCGCTCCGTCCCGCGATCCGCGGCGGTCTCCGGAAGCTCTCGCGACAGCTCGCCTGA